A genomic stretch from Solanum stenotomum isolate F172 chromosome 8, ASM1918654v1, whole genome shotgun sequence includes:
- the LOC125872588 gene encoding proteinase inhibitor PSI-1.2-like — MAFYKVGILSLLLLSGIFLLGIEVEYGNAQKMCLQVCDNEVAYMTCPSSGDEKITEVCVNCCTADEGCKLFRADGSLICTGTPE; from the exons ATGGCCTTTTACAAAGTTGGTATCCTTTCTCTCCTCCTATTGTCTG GTATATTTCTGTTGGGAATTGAGGTGGAATATGGAAATGCTCAAAAGATGTGTCTCCAGGTTTGTGACAATGAAGTTGCTTACATGACTTGCCCCTCTTCAGGAGATGAGAAAATTACTGAAGTATGTGTCAACTGTTGCACAGCAGATGAAGGCTGTAAATTATTCCGCGCTGATGGATCGTTAATTTGTACTGGAACCcctgaataa